The genomic stretch TTCAATTTAAGAGGATTAAATCAGAAGTGTAATGCACTCAGTATAGTTGGTGCCTGGCATTTAGGTGTGCACTAGTCTAAGAGTTTCTGTCTTTGTGCAGGAGATGAAGAAGGCACAGAAATCGATACTCTGCAGTTTCGGCTCCAAGTCAGGTGCACTCGAAACCCCCATGCTGCTAAAGATTCCTCTGACCCCAATGAACTCTATGTGAACCACAAAGGTAAGTATTGGTAGTGTAAGAGAGCCCACCTGTTGGTGGGTGTGTTTTAGGGACTGAGGTTTTCTGATGTGCTTTTTCTTCCAGTGTACACCAGACACATGACATGGGTTCCCCTGGGGAACCAAGCTGACCTCTTCCCCGAGGGCACCATTCGACCGGTGCACGATGACATCCTCATTGCTCAGCTGCGGCCTGGCCAGGAGATTGACTTACTCATGCACTGTGTCAAGGGCATTGGTGAGGATCCTGTGGGCTGCTGGGGGGAGTAAGGTAGTTTGAATATAGTTGGGTGAAGTATGACTAAGGAACCCACTGAAATGTCACAGCAGGCAGAAAGTCATTGGGCCTTTGGGAATGTCAAGAAGGGTTTCCCCACAGGCTTTGATTTCCCTCTAGGCAAAGATCATGCCAAGTTTTCACCTGTGGCAACAGCCAGTTACAGGCTCCTGCCAGACATCTCCTTGTTGGAGCCCGTTGAAGGGGAGGCAGCTGAGGAGCTGAGCCGGTGCTTTTCACCTGGTGTTATCGAGGTGCATGAAGTCCAAGGTATGGTATTTGGGATGCTGTTTGGGTCAGGACctaaagtatgtattttttgaaAGTGGCAGAGAGAAAGCTCAACTCATGTTTATAACGTAGTTTGTTTTCATTAGGTAAAAAGGTGGCCAGAGTTGCCAATCCCCGGCTAGATACCTTCAGCAGGGAAGTCTTCCGGAATGAGAAGCTGAAGAAGGTGGTACGGCTTGCTCGGGTTCGGGACCATTATATCTGTGAGTATGCAGCTTGCGGGGGTTAGTTCTTTGGTGCTATAGCTTTCTTGCAGAGTCCAGATGTGAAATCTAGCAATAACCTACACAGGAGCTTTTGTAAGCCCTGTGTGGACTAAAATGtctctttgcttcacagtctcTGTTGAGTCAACGGGAGTACTGCCACCAGATGTGCTGGTGAGCGAAGCCATCAAGGTACTGATGGGAAAATGCCGGCGGTTCTTGGATGAACTAGATGCAGTTCAGATGGACTGAGGCTTGCACTAGACTTGACTGGCCTGGATATTCCTGATGCAAGCTGAAGGTTCTGGGTTCTGACCTGTTGCCATTGGACTGCTACATAGAGCCCAGTATGACTAGGTAGCTTTATTTCAGTTGATGCATTTTGTTAAATGTGCCACAAAATGTGACTATGCCTTTATAAGGCCTTCATGTAAATAAATTCACACTGAAACACAAATGGTTTTGTCTGAGACTACTTCTTCAGTTTTGGTCTACAAATACTGGGCCTTATGTCAAAATAGGTTTGGCACTGACAGATAGGAACAGTGGGCACAAATGTCATCGCAGGTCCGGGCCAAGTCCCTCTGAAGCTTTGTGCAAAATGCCAAGAGGTGGCCTCAGACAAACTACAAAAATACTGGGCACCAGTTAAGCTGTCTCTGGGATACTGGTGGAAGTTGCTGATAAAAAAAAGAGTGGTCCCTAGTAGTCAAGTTCCATTGTTATCCAGAACTTTATGAACAGCAATCCCTTTGGACTGTACCCAGGGTCGGATCCAGGGGATCACCAAAGACAACTCTGGAGCATGATACGGGCTGCCTGGTCTGTGTGTTGAGAGCAGACATCTTTTTCCAGCTGGTGTACTGTTTCAGCGTGCTTGAACAGAGCAGGTCCCTCAAGTCAGTCCTTCCCATCCACTTGTGAGGAACAGTGACGCTGAAGTATGTCACTAGTTTGAAAAAGACAGATGGGGCTCTTTCTGTATGAAATTGAGATTTTTACTGACATGCAGATGTGCTTTAGAGTTATGTTTCTACAAAAAGTTTCTATAAACAATAGAAAACTTCTAGCATGAAGTCAcaagatgttaaaaatagtacAACACAATAAATACAACTATGCCCTCCACAGCCCCAACTACAGAGAGGAGTAGGCAGCTAACGTGTGGAGGGAACCATGCTGAGATGGCCTTCACAGTTGATAAGCCCAGAGCACCACTCAGGAAGAGGGTGTGGGACGTCTGTGCCACAGAAACAGCTATACTGGACACAAAGTTCTATTTCCCCAGCTTCAGCCCTTCCTAAGCCTCCCTGCCTGGGGACCAACATGAGTTAAAAGCTGTAGCTTCTGTCTATGCTGTTCCACTCAGTCCTCACTGAAACCCTCCTCAGTGGGTTGGATCGACGACAGGCCTTTGTGCAGAACACATGGACACACGCACCATATGGTTTCTGTATGGATTAAGCTTGTGTATGGCGAGCAATGACCTCAAGGCTAGGGTCCTGCATCCATTCTCCTATGCTTATAGGACCATCCAGTGATCTCTAGAGTGGGCTGGAGACTCACAATAGGAAGgcatattttcttttggaaatggCCCATGGTAGAAATGACCAGGGACCTGAAAACCATGAGATTTTTGAAGGCACCTGGACTCAGCTAGTCCTTGGAGAGACCAGTGGCTTTGCTAGCTGCTTGTCACAGATGTAGCCTAGTTGGTCTGGATTATCCTTAAATGCCAATGGCATCACTTGACACTAGGTAGGGTACTGTGGCTCTTGTGCCTGAGTggaccctggggctggggaaaCAACATTGAGAGGTCATCCGTGGAAGGGCACGTGTGGGTTCTTAGGGGGATGTTAGCACTACAGATGCTGACTCAGCCCCGGTCCCTGAAGGTACTACACTTAATACTGTATCCAGAGCTTGGCAGAAGCCTGTACCGTGGACCCCATCACCTGACCAGATTCTTGCTTAAAACAGAACTGGCCAAATTCAGTTCAGCACTCAACACCTGACGCAGGCATGCCCCTGGTGGATGGGAAAGGCTCCTCGTCAGCCCAGCAGCATGGGGGCTCAGTGGGACTTGCAACGGTCCAGGAGAAACTTGGGCACAAGTACTTCAGGGCTGAGCCCTTGCCACAAGGCTGGCTAGTTGCAATGCTGGGTACAGCACCCCTAGTTACCACTCTGCACAGGTGTGTGGCTGCACGGGGGCAGCAGGGCTTTGGGAGAAGGGCTGCTCTGCTCTAGCTTGGAAAAGCCAAAGCTCCAAGTAGAATGGGAGAACCTGGGAGGTCTAGACAGCGTGGTGTAAGCCCTGACTCCCTTTCCTGATACTTCAGTATGATTACTTCTGGCCCTGCACAGGGGCCCACTCTCCAGCTCCAGACCTGGCTTTCTCCAGGCCAACAATGGTTGTGAGTGGGGTGGCAGTGAAGAGGGGCCTAGAGAGTAGCTACGAAGAAGAAGAGATGACAATAAAGGCCAAGAAAGGATGCCCAAAAGCTTGATTCAGGGTTCAAAGATGGTGGCCAGGCCACCTTCCTCATTGTCCAGCACCTCCGTCTCCAATACTGgctttgattttttgaaaagtgAGGGAAGATTCTTAATGTGAACTTCTTT from Phyllostomus discolor isolate MPI-MPIP mPhyDis1 chromosome 4, mPhyDis1.pri.v3, whole genome shotgun sequence encodes the following:
- the POLR1C gene encoding DNA-directed RNA polymerases I and III subunit RPAC1; protein product: MAATQAVEEMRSRVVLGEFGVRNVHTTDFPGNYSGYDDAWDQDRFEKNFHVDVIHMDENTLEFDMVGIDAAIANAFRRILLAEVPTMAVEKVLVYNNTSIVQDEILAHRLGLIPIHADPRLFEYRIQGDEEGTEIDTLQFRLQVRCTRNPHAAKDSSDPNELYVNHKVYTRHMTWVPLGNQADLFPEGTIRPVHDDILIAQLRPGQEIDLLMHCVKGIGKDHAKFSPVATASYRLLPDISLLEPVEGEAAEELSRCFSPGVIEVHEVQGKKVARVANPRLDTFSREVFRNEKLKKVVRLARVRDHYIFSVESTGVLPPDVLVSEAIKVLMGKCRRFLDELDAVQMD